Proteins from a genomic interval of Pseudomonas silesiensis:
- the ptsP gene encoding phosphoenolpyruvate--protein phosphotransferase, whose translation MLELTIEQISMGQSAVDKSTALNLLARHLVADGLVAEGYLAGLQAREAQGSTFLGQGIAIPHGTPETRDQVFSTGVRLMQFPEGVDWGDGQIVYLAIGIAAKSDEHLRLLQLLTRALGETDLGQALRRASSAEALLKLLQGAPQELALDAQMIGLGVSADDFEELVWRGARLLRQADCVSNGFSAVLQQVEALPLGDGLWWLHSEQTVKRPGLAFVTPDKPMRYLGQPLSGLFCLASLGEAHQALLERLCALLIEGRGHELGRATSSRKVLEVLGGELPADWPSARIALANAHGLHARPAKILAQLAKSFEGEIRVRIVDGQDSAVSVKSLSKLLSLGARRGQVLEFIAEPSIAADALPALLAAIEEGLGEEVEPLPAVSQQREVLTEIAEVLLAPISGSLVQAIAAAPGIAIGPAHIQVLQTIDYPLRGESAAIERERLQQALTQVRRDIEGLIERSKSKAIREIFITHQEMLDDPELTDEVDTRLKQGESAEAAWMAVIEAAAKQQESLQDALLAERAADLRDIGRRVLAQLCGVETPSEPEQPYILVMDEVGPSDVARLDPTRVAGILTARGGATAHSAIVARALGIPALVGAGAAVLLLAPGTPLLIDGQRGRLHVDADAATLQRAIEERDTREQRLKAAAEQRHQPALTTDGHAVEVFANIGESAGVTSAVEQGAEGIGLLRTELIFMAHSQAPDEATQEVEYRRVLDGLAGRPLVVRTLDVGGDKPLPYWPIAKEENPFLGVRGIRLTLQRPLIMEAQLRALLRAADNRPLRIMFPMVGSVDEWRQARDMTERLRLEIPVADLQLGIMIEVPSAALLAPVLAREVDFFSVGTNDLTQYTLAIDRGHPTLSAQADGLHPAVLQLIDITVRAAHAHGKWVGVCGELAADPLAVPVLVGLGVDELSVSGRSIAEVKARIRELSLTQTQTLAQQALAVGSANEVRALVEAL comes from the coding sequence ATGCTCGAGCTCACCATAGAGCAGATTTCCATGGGCCAGTCGGCTGTGGATAAGTCCACAGCGTTGAATTTACTGGCCCGGCACCTGGTCGCCGATGGCCTGGTGGCCGAGGGTTATCTCGCCGGTTTGCAGGCGCGCGAAGCCCAGGGCTCGACCTTTCTCGGTCAAGGTATTGCCATCCCCCACGGAACCCCGGAGACCCGCGACCAGGTGTTTTCCACCGGGGTGCGGCTGATGCAATTTCCCGAGGGCGTGGATTGGGGCGACGGTCAGATCGTGTACCTGGCGATCGGCATTGCGGCCAAATCCGACGAACACCTGCGCCTGTTGCAACTGCTGACCCGCGCCCTGGGCGAGACCGATCTGGGCCAGGCGTTGCGCCGGGCCAGTTCCGCCGAGGCCTTGTTGAAGCTGCTGCAAGGCGCGCCGCAAGAGCTGGCGCTGGATGCCCAGATGATCGGCCTCGGTGTGTCTGCCGATGATTTCGAAGAGCTGGTCTGGCGCGGTGCGCGTTTATTGCGTCAGGCCGACTGCGTGAGCAACGGTTTTTCCGCGGTGCTGCAACAGGTCGAAGCGCTGCCGCTGGGCGATGGCCTGTGGTGGTTGCACAGTGAGCAAACGGTCAAGCGTCCGGGCCTGGCTTTCGTTACCCCGGACAAGCCGATGCGCTATCTCGGCCAGCCATTGAGCGGTCTGTTCTGCCTGGCCAGCCTCGGTGAAGCCCATCAGGCGTTGCTGGAGCGGCTTTGTGCATTGCTGATCGAAGGTCGGGGCCATGAATTGGGTCGCGCAACCAGCAGCCGCAAAGTCCTCGAAGTGCTCGGTGGTGAACTGCCGGCGGACTGGCCGAGCGCGCGCATCGCCCTGGCGAACGCCCATGGGCTGCATGCGCGTCCGGCGAAAATCCTCGCGCAGCTGGCGAAAAGTTTCGAAGGCGAAATTCGTGTGCGCATCGTCGATGGCCAGGACAGCGCGGTGTCGGTAAAGAGCTTGAGCAAGCTGCTCAGCCTCGGCGCCCGGCGCGGTCAGGTATTGGAGTTCATTGCCGAGCCGAGCATTGCCGCCGATGCCTTGCCGGCGTTGCTGGCGGCGATCGAAGAAGGCCTCGGTGAAGAGGTCGAGCCGCTGCCGGCCGTAAGCCAGCAGCGCGAAGTACTCACCGAGATCGCCGAAGTGTTGCTTGCACCCATCTCCGGCAGCCTGGTTCAGGCCATCGCGGCGGCACCGGGCATCGCCATTGGCCCGGCGCATATTCAAGTGCTGCAGACTATCGATTACCCGCTGCGCGGAGAATCCGCCGCCATCGAGCGCGAGCGTCTCCAGCAGGCGCTGACGCAGGTGCGCCGCGACATCGAAGGCTTGATCGAGCGCAGCAAATCCAAGGCGATTCGCGAGATCTTCATTACCCACCAGGAAATGCTCGACGACCCGGAATTGACCGATGAAGTCGACACCCGCCTCAAGCAAGGCGAAAGCGCCGAAGCGGCGTGGATGGCGGTGATTGAAGCGGCTGCCAAACAGCAGGAATCGCTGCAGGACGCCTTGCTCGCCGAACGTGCCGCCGACTTGCGCGATATCGGTCGTCGGGTGCTGGCGCAACTTTGTGGCGTCGAAACCCCGAGCGAGCCCGAGCAACCGTACATTCTGGTGATGGATGAAGTCGGTCCGTCGGACGTTGCCCGTCTCGACCCGACCCGCGTCGCCGGCATTCTCACCGCCCGCGGTGGCGCCACCGCCCACAGCGCCATCGTCGCCCGGGCACTGGGCATTCCGGCGCTGGTGGGCGCGGGCGCGGCGGTATTGCTGCTGGCGCCGGGCACACCGTTGCTGATCGATGGCCAGCGCGGTCGCCTGCACGTGGACGCCGATGCCGCAACCTTGCAGCGCGCCATCGAAGAACGTGACACCCGCGAGCAACGCCTGAAGGCGGCCGCCGAACAACGCCATCAACCGGCATTGACCACCGACGGCCACGCCGTGGAAGTGTTCGCCAACATCGGCGAAAGCGCCGGCGTCACCAGCGCGGTGGAGCAGGGCGCCGAAGGCATTGGCCTGCTGCGCACGGAACTGATTTTCATGGCCCACTCCCAAGCGCCGGATGAAGCCACGCAGGAAGTCGAATACCGTCGCGTGCTCGATGGACTGGCCGGTCGGCCGCTGGTGGTGCGCACCCTCGATGTCGGGGGCGACAAACCGCTGCCGTATTGGCCGATCGCCAAAGAGGAAAACCCCTTCCTGGGCGTGCGCGGCATTCGCCTGACCCTGCAACGCCCGCTCATCATGGAAGCGCAATTGCGCGCCTTGCTCCGCGCGGCCGATAACCGTCCGCTGCGCATCATGTTTCCGATGGTCGGTAGCGTCGATGAGTGGCGCCAGGCCCGGGACATGACTGAACGCCTGCGCCTGGAAATCCCCGTGGCCGATCTGCAACTGGGGATCATGATCGAAGTGCCCTCGGCGGCCTTGCTGGCGCCAGTGCTGGCCAGGGAAGTCGACTTTTTCAGCGTCGGCACCAACGACCTGACCCAGTACACCCTGGCCATCGACCGTGGTCATCCAACCTTGTCGGCCCAGGCTGACGGCCTGCACCCGGCAGTGCTGCAACTGATCGACATCACCGTGCGGGCAGCCCATGCCCATGGCAAGTGGGTCGGCGTGTGCGGCGAACTGGCGGCCGACCCGCTGGCGGTGCCGGTGCTGGTCGGGCTGGGTGTGGATGAACTCAGCGTGTCGGGCCGCAGCATTGCCGAGGTCAAGGCGCGCATCCGCGAACTCAGCCTGACCCAGACTCAAACCCTTGCCCAACAGGCCTTGGCCGTGGGCAGCGCAAACGAAGTGCGCGCATTAGTGGAGGCCCTGTAA
- the cra gene encoding catabolite repressor/activator: MKLSDIAQLAGVSVTTASYVINGKAEQQRISSATVERVRAVVEQHGFTPNPQAAGLRSRHTRTLGFILPDLENPSYARIAKLLEQGARARGYQLLIASSDDAPDSERQLLQLFRARRCDALIVASCLPAGDDSYRQLQAKGIPIIAIDRVMEPEYFCSVISDDREASLQLTRSLLEPLPKQIALIGARPELSISQERAAGFKEALAGFDGEILIEHGESFSRECGKQLMDELLQRLGHLPDALVTTSYVLLQGVFDALHDFPLKSRPLRLGTFGDTQLLDFLPLPVNAMAQQHQLIADKALALALAAIEQSDYQPGVQAIARTFKQRIRQD, from the coding sequence TTGAAACTCAGTGATATTGCACAGTTGGCCGGTGTGTCCGTTACCACCGCCAGTTATGTCATCAACGGCAAGGCCGAGCAGCAACGCATCAGCAGTGCCACCGTCGAACGCGTGCGCGCGGTCGTCGAACAACATGGCTTCACGCCCAATCCCCAGGCGGCCGGATTGCGCAGTCGACACACGCGCACCCTGGGCTTCATTCTGCCGGACCTGGAAAACCCCAGTTACGCGCGGATCGCCAAACTGCTGGAACAAGGCGCCCGGGCGCGTGGTTATCAATTGTTGATCGCCAGCTCCGACGATGCCCCGGACAGCGAACGGCAGTTGTTGCAACTGTTCCGCGCCCGGCGCTGCGACGCGCTGATCGTCGCCAGTTGCTTGCCGGCGGGTGATGACAGTTACCGCCAGTTGCAAGCCAAGGGCATTCCTATCATCGCCATCGACCGGGTGATGGAGCCTGAGTATTTCTGCTCGGTGATCAGCGACGACCGCGAGGCCAGCCTGCAGCTTACGCGCAGTCTGCTTGAGCCGTTGCCCAAGCAGATCGCGCTGATCGGTGCCCGCCCGGAACTGAGCATCAGCCAGGAACGTGCGGCGGGTTTCAAAGAGGCGTTGGCCGGGTTCGACGGCGAAATCCTGATCGAACACGGTGAATCGTTCAGCCGCGAGTGCGGTAAACAATTGATGGACGAATTGCTCCAGCGCCTGGGACATTTGCCGGATGCGCTGGTGACCACGTCTTATGTGCTGCTGCAAGGCGTGTTCGATGCCTTGCACGATTTCCCGCTGAAGTCCCGCCCGCTGCGCCTCGGCACCTTTGGCGACACGCAGTTGCTGGACTTCTTGCCACTGCCGGTCAATGCCATGGCCCAGCAGCATCAACTGATTGCCGACAAGGCCCTGGCCCTGGCGCTGGCCGCCATCGAGCAGTCCGATTACCAACCCGGCGTGCAGGCCATCGCGCGGACCTTCAAACAGCGTATTCGTCAGGACTGA
- a CDS encoding TatD family hydrolase — protein MELIDTHTHLDFPDFDEDRQALLAECRALGVRRMVVLGVYQGNWQRVWDLVQSDPDLHAAFGLHPVYLDDHRPEDLTELGDWLTRLAGHRQVCAVGEIGLDYFIETLDRERQQVLFEAQLGLAKDFDLPALIHVRRSHAAVIATLKRIKLKPAGIIHAFAGSKEEAREYIKLGFKLGLGGAATWPQALRMHRVLAELPLESVVLETDSPDMAPAMFPGQRNSPAHLPAICEALAGIMAVSPEQLAAASTANACELFNW, from the coding sequence GTGGAGCTGATCGACACCCACACCCATCTGGATTTTCCGGACTTCGACGAGGACCGTCAGGCACTGCTGGCCGAGTGCCGCGCCCTCGGTGTGCGGCGGATGGTGGTGCTGGGGGTGTATCAGGGCAACTGGCAGCGGGTCTGGGATCTGGTGCAAAGCGATCCTGACCTGCATGCGGCATTCGGTTTGCACCCGGTGTATCTGGATGATCACCGCCCTGAAGACCTGACCGAACTCGGCGACTGGCTGACTCGGCTGGCCGGTCATCGGCAGGTGTGCGCGGTGGGCGAGATCGGCCTGGATTACTTCATCGAGACCCTCGATCGCGAGCGTCAGCAGGTGCTGTTCGAGGCGCAGCTTGGGCTGGCGAAGGACTTCGACCTGCCGGCGCTGATCCATGTGCGGCGCAGCCATGCGGCGGTGATTGCCACGCTCAAACGGATCAAGTTGAAACCCGCGGGAATCATCCATGCCTTTGCTGGCAGCAAGGAAGAAGCCCGCGAGTACATCAAGCTGGGTTTCAAACTCGGACTCGGTGGCGCCGCGACCTGGCCACAGGCATTGCGCATGCACCGGGTCCTTGCCGAACTGCCGCTGGAGTCGGTGGTACTGGAAACCGACTCACCGGACATGGCGCCCGCCATGTTTCCCGGCCAACGTAACAGCCCGGCGCATTTGCCGGCGATCTGCGAGGCGCTGGCGGGGATCATGGCGGTTAGTCCGGAGCAACTGGCAGCCGCCAGCACCGCCAATGCCTGCGAGTTGTTCAACTGGTAA
- a CDS encoding methyl-accepting chemotaxis protein: protein MNQMSATSLEVARSAAAAVSSAHSVNDETVSGRGLVESQQGSIAALANEIEQSVRVINQLATDSQSISRVLEVIKSIAEQTNLLALNAAIEAARAGEQGRGFAVVADEVRTLAKRTQQSTGEIEQMIGRLHSGVGAAVKAMGASHQMASGTVGQSEKVQQALDNILGAVGMIVDQNQQIAAAVEQQTAVAHDIDQNIVEINRAGERTAEGAHRTEDASRALSAQVVELKQLISAFRV from the coding sequence ATGAACCAGATGTCGGCGACTTCTCTGGAGGTGGCGCGCAGTGCCGCTGCGGCGGTCAGCAGCGCCCACAGCGTTAACGACGAGACCGTCAGCGGTCGCGGGCTGGTGGAGTCCCAACAGGGCAGCATCGCTGCACTGGCCAACGAGATCGAGCAGTCGGTGCGTGTGATCAATCAACTGGCCACCGACAGCCAGTCCATCAGCCGTGTACTGGAAGTGATCAAAAGCATCGCCGAGCAAACCAATCTGCTGGCCCTCAACGCCGCCATCGAAGCCGCCCGGGCCGGTGAACAAGGCCGGGGTTTTGCGGTGGTGGCGGATGAGGTCCGGACCCTGGCCAAGCGCACCCAGCAATCGACCGGAGAAATCGAGCAGATGATCGGCCGGCTGCACAGTGGTGTCGGCGCTGCGGTGAAGGCCATGGGCGCCAGCCATCAGATGGCCAGCGGCACCGTGGGGCAATCGGAAAAGGTCCAGCAGGCGCTGGACAACATTCTCGGCGCCGTTGGCATGATCGTCGACCAGAACCAGCAGATCGCTGCCGCGGTGGAGCAGCAAACCGCCGTGGCGCACGATATCGACCAGAACATCGTCGAGATCAACCGCGCCGGCGAGCGGACCGCCGAAGGTGCGCACCGGACCGAGGATGCCAGTCGTGCGTTGTCGGCTCAGGTGGTGGAGCTCAAGCAGCTGATCAGCGCGTTCCGCGTTTAA
- the ampE gene encoding regulatory signaling modulator protein AmpE, translated as MSFLVLLLAVWIEKFSALRHRVQRDEGWVRELHKLEASPRLVNRPWLILVVLVLLPVALLGLLLLVLEPVAYGLLALPVHLLVVIYSLGRGDLLAGLGPFRDAWRREDLQAAAHVAERDLGICADSADQLLERVQGHLLWEAYQSFFAVIFWYFLLGPVAALSYRLLALAEEHGQNPAVVERAAQLRHAFDWVPVRLLAASFALVGNFVAVGRVMLHELLNWNISAARLIEKVGLVAGEIPAPVVGPDGINSLDRIWELLLRAAVLWYAGFALWTVLP; from the coding sequence ATGAGTTTTCTGGTGTTGCTGTTGGCGGTCTGGATCGAGAAATTCTCGGCCCTGCGCCATCGGGTCCAGCGTGATGAAGGTTGGGTACGCGAGCTGCACAAGCTTGAGGCCAGCCCGCGCCTGGTCAATCGGCCATGGCTGATCCTGGTGGTGCTGGTGTTGTTGCCCGTGGCGCTGCTGGGCTTGCTGTTGCTGGTGCTGGAGCCCGTGGCTTACGGCCTGCTGGCGTTGCCAGTGCATCTGCTGGTGGTGATCTACAGTCTGGGGCGCGGCGATCTGCTGGCCGGCCTTGGTCCGTTTCGCGATGCCTGGCGCCGGGAAGACCTGCAGGCCGCCGCCCACGTGGCGGAGCGTGACCTGGGAATCTGCGCCGACAGCGCTGACCAGCTGCTGGAGCGGGTCCAGGGGCATCTGTTGTGGGAAGCCTACCAGAGCTTCTTCGCGGTGATTTTCTGGTATTTCCTGCTCGGGCCGGTCGCTGCCTTGAGCTATCGACTGCTGGCGCTGGCCGAAGAGCACGGGCAGAACCCGGCCGTGGTCGAGCGCGCGGCACAACTGCGTCATGCGTTCGATTGGGTGCCGGTGCGGTTGCTGGCGGCGAGTTTTGCGTTGGTCGGCAACTTTGTCGCGGTCGGCCGGGTGATGTTGCACGAGCTGCTGAACTGGAACATCAGCGCCGCCCGATTGATCGAGAAGGTCGGACTGGTGGCGGGTGAAATTCCGGCGCCGGTGGTCGGACCGGATGGCATCAACAGCCTTGACCGGATCTGGGAACTGCTGCTGCGCGCGGCGGTGCTCTGGTATGCGGGTTTTGCGTTGTGGACCGTGCTGCCGTAG
- the ampD gene encoding 1,6-anhydro-N-acetylmuramyl-L-alanine amidase AmpD — translation MQLDPASGWCQGVRLCPSPNFNARPLGEISLLVIHNISLPPAQFATGKVQEFFQNRLDVTEHPYFEGIADLRVSAHFLIERDGIVTQFVSCLERAWHAGVSSFEGRETCNDFSVGIELEGTDDLPFTDVQYDALTALTRQLQSTFTAITAQRICGHSDIAPGRKTDPGPAFDWARYRAALEKEERQ, via the coding sequence ATGCAGTTGGACCCCGCGAGCGGTTGGTGTCAGGGTGTGCGTTTATGCCCATCGCCCAACTTCAATGCGCGCCCCCTGGGCGAAATTTCCCTGCTGGTGATCCACAACATCAGCCTGCCCCCGGCACAATTTGCCACCGGCAAGGTGCAGGAGTTTTTTCAGAATCGTCTGGATGTCACGGAGCATCCCTACTTTGAAGGGATTGCGGACCTGCGTGTGTCTGCGCATTTTCTGATCGAACGTGACGGCATTGTCACTCAGTTTGTCTCTTGTCTTGAGCGCGCCTGGCATGCCGGGGTCTCGAGTTTTGAAGGTCGGGAAACCTGTAACGATTTTTCCGTGGGCATCGAGCTTGAAGGCACGGATGATCTGCCGTTCACCGACGTGCAATATGACGCGTTGACGGCCCTGACCCGACAGCTGCAAAGCACCTTCACGGCCATTACCGCGCAGCGTATCTGCGGGCACAGCGACATCGCTCCCGGTCGCAAGACCGATCCGGGGCCGGCATTCGACTGGGCACGCTATCGCGCCGCTCTGGAAAAAGAGGAACGACAATGA
- the nadC gene encoding carboxylating nicotinate-nucleotide diphosphorylase, translated as MPNLRLADLTAEIEANVRRALREDIGSGDITAQLIPAERLAKATIITRDAAVIAGTAWVDAVFLQLDPRVAVHWQVRDGERVKPNQVLFHLEGPARSLLTGERSALNFLQLLSGVATRAQDLADFVAQTQVKLLDTRKTLPGLRLAQKYAVTCGGCHNHRIGLYDAFLIKENHIAACGGIPEAINAAHKIAPGKPVEIEVESLSELKEALAAGADIIMLDELSLDDMREAVRLNGGKAKLEASGGINESTLLPIAQTGVDYISIGAMTKDVKAVDLSMRLSL; from the coding sequence ATGCCGAATCTACGTCTCGCCGATCTGACCGCCGAAATCGAAGCCAACGTGCGCCGTGCGTTGCGCGAAGACATCGGCAGCGGCGACATTACCGCACAGCTGATCCCGGCCGAACGCCTGGCCAAAGCCACCATCATTACTCGCGACGCCGCTGTCATTGCCGGCACCGCGTGGGTCGATGCGGTTTTCCTGCAACTGGACCCCCGGGTTGCCGTGCATTGGCAAGTGCGAGATGGCGAACGGGTGAAACCCAATCAGGTGCTGTTCCACCTCGAAGGCCCGGCACGCTCGCTGCTGACCGGCGAACGCAGCGCGTTGAACTTCCTGCAATTGCTTTCAGGGGTTGCCACCCGTGCGCAGGATCTGGCGGATTTCGTTGCCCAGACTCAGGTGAAACTCCTGGACACCCGCAAGACCCTGCCCGGACTGCGCCTGGCCCAGAAGTACGCCGTGACCTGCGGTGGGTGCCACAATCACCGCATCGGCTTGTATGACGCCTTCCTGATCAAGGAAAACCATATCGCTGCTTGCGGTGGCATTCCCGAGGCCATCAATGCCGCGCACAAGATTGCCCCGGGCAAACCGGTGGAGATCGAAGTGGAAAGCCTGAGTGAGCTCAAGGAAGCGCTGGCGGCCGGTGCCGACATCATCATGCTCGATGAGTTGAGCCTGGATGACATGCGCGAAGCGGTGCGCCTGAATGGCGGCAAGGCAAAACTGGAGGCCAGCGGCGGGATCAACGAAAGCACGCTGCTGCCGATTGCGCAGACCGGGGTGGATTACATTTCGATTGGTGCAATGACCAAGGATGTGAAGGCTGTGGACCTGTCGATGCGGCTCAGCCTCTGA
- a CDS encoding DUF6388 family protein produces MTVKELTQEARHEEALKKYLLDSPQLAEEIKDLPADDQKDQIQWAFEDEAESQGLQPWELTLKYTSTPEEFEAARLVLHKEAAEVLGVEWEEYCEMNNLVV; encoded by the coding sequence ATGACCGTTAAAGAATTGACTCAAGAAGCCCGTCACGAAGAAGCGCTGAAAAAATACTTGCTGGACTCCCCCCAGCTCGCTGAAGAGATCAAGGACTTGCCAGCCGATGATCAGAAAGACCAGATTCAGTGGGCGTTCGAGGATGAAGCGGAATCCCAGGGCCTGCAGCCGTGGGAGCTGACGCTCAAGTACACCTCAACCCCTGAAGAGTTCGAGGCGGCGCGCCTGGTGCTGCACAAGGAGGCGGCCGAGGTGTTGGGCGTCGAGTGGGAAGAGTACTGCGAGATGAATAATCTGGTGGTCTGA
- the pnp gene encoding polyribonucleotide nucleotidyltransferase — translation MNPVIKKFQFGQSTVTLETGRIARQASGAVLVTVDDDVSVLVTVVGAKQADPGKGFFPLSVHYQEKTYAAGKIPGGFFKREGRPSEKETLTSRLIDRPIRPLFPEGFMNEVQVVCTVVSTSKKTDPDIAAMIGTSAALAISGIPFDGPIGAARVAFHESTGYLLNPTYEQQKASSLDMVVAGTSEAVLMVESEAKELTEDQMLGAVLFAHDEFQVVINAVKELAAEAAKPTWTWAPQPEATALLGAIRAEFGDAISQAYTITIKADRYARLGELKDQVVAKLSGEEGQPSSSEVKAAFGEIEYRTVRENIVNGKPRIDGRDTKTVRPLNIEVGVLPKTHGSALFTRGETQALVVATLGTARDAQLLDTLEGEKKDPFMLHYNFPPFSVGECGRMGGAGRREIGHGRLARRSIAAMLPAADVFPYTIRVVSEITESNGSSSMASVCGASLALMDAGVPMKAPVAGIAMGLVKEGEKFAVLTDILGDEDHLGDMDFKVAGTAKGVTALQMDIKIKGITEEIMEIALGQALEARLNILGQMNQIIGQSRTELSENAPTMIAMKIDTDKIRDVIGKGGATIRAICEETKASIDIEDDGSIKIFGETKEAAEAARQRVLGITAEAEIGKIYVGKVERIVDFGAFVNILPGKDGLVHISMLSDARVEKVTDILKEGQEVEVLVLDVDNRGRIKLSIKDVAAAKASGV, via the coding sequence GTGAACCCGGTTATCAAAAAATTCCAGTTCGGTCAGTCGACCGTTACCCTCGAGACTGGCCGTATCGCCCGTCAGGCCTCCGGTGCAGTATTGGTCACCGTTGACGACGACGTCAGCGTGTTGGTGACTGTCGTCGGTGCCAAGCAAGCCGATCCAGGCAAGGGCTTCTTCCCCCTGTCCGTTCACTACCAGGAAAAGACTTACGCCGCCGGTAAGATCCCTGGCGGTTTCTTCAAGCGTGAAGGCCGTCCTTCCGAAAAAGAAACCCTGACTTCCCGACTGATCGACCGTCCGATCCGTCCGCTGTTCCCGGAAGGCTTCATGAACGAAGTGCAGGTTGTCTGCACCGTCGTTTCCACCAGCAAGAAGACCGATCCGGACATCGCTGCGATGATCGGTACCTCGGCTGCCCTGGCCATTTCCGGCATCCCGTTTGATGGCCCGATCGGCGCTGCCCGCGTTGCTTTCCACGAAAGCACCGGCTACCTGCTGAACCCGACTTACGAACAACAGAAAGCCTCGAGCCTGGACATGGTCGTTGCCGGTACGTCGGAAGCCGTACTGATGGTTGAATCGGAAGCCAAAGAGCTGACCGAAGACCAGATGCTGGGCGCGGTACTGTTTGCTCACGACGAGTTCCAGGTTGTGATCAACGCCGTTAAAGAACTGGCCGCTGAAGCTGCCAAGCCGACCTGGACCTGGGCTCCTCAGCCAGAAGCCACCGCGCTGCTGGGCGCTATCCGTGCCGAATTCGGCGACGCGATCTCCCAGGCTTACACCATCACCATCAAGGCCGACCGTTACGCTCGCCTGGGCGAACTGAAAGACCAGGTCGTTGCCAAGCTGTCCGGTGAAGAAGGCCAACCTTCTTCCAGCGAAGTCAAAGCTGCTTTCGGCGAAATCGAATACCGCACCGTTCGCGAAAACATCGTAAACGGCAAGCCACGTATCGACGGCCGCGACACCAAGACCGTACGTCCTTTGAACATCGAAGTCGGCGTTCTGCCAAAGACCCACGGTTCGGCACTGTTCACCCGTGGCGAAACCCAGGCTCTGGTCGTTGCAACGCTGGGTACTGCCCGTGACGCGCAGCTGCTGGACACCCTGGAAGGCGAGAAAAAAGACCCGTTCATGCTGCACTACAACTTCCCTCCGTTCTCGGTAGGCGAGTGTGGTCGCATGGGTGGCGCCGGTCGTCGCGAAATCGGTCACGGCCGTCTGGCCCGTCGTTCGATTGCAGCCATGCTGCCTGCTGCCGACGTGTTCCCGTACACCATCCGTGTGGTGTCGGAAATCACCGAGTCCAACGGTTCGAGCTCCATGGCTTCGGTCTGCGGCGCTTCCCTGGCCTTGATGGATGCCGGCGTTCCGATGAAGGCACCGGTTGCCGGTATCGCCATGGGTCTGGTTAAAGAAGGCGAGAAATTCGCCGTCCTGACCGACATCCTGGGTGACGAAGACCACCTGGGCGACATGGACTTCAAAGTAGCGGGTACCGCCAAAGGCGTGACCGCGCTGCAGATGGACATCAAGATCAAAGGCATCACCGAAGAAATCATGGAGATCGCTCTGGGCCAAGCCCTGGAAGCGCGCCTGAACATCCTCGGCCAGATGAACCAGATCATTGGCCAGTCGCGTACCGAGCTGTCGGAAAACGCTCCGACCATGATCGCGATGAAAATCGACACCGACAAAATCCGTGATGTCATCGGTAAAGGCGGCGCGACCATTCGTGCGATCTGTGAAGAAACCAAGGCTTCGATCGACATCGAAGACGACGGTTCGATCAAGATCTTCGGCGAAACCAAGGAAGCGGCTGAAGCAGCACGTCAGCGCGTTCTGGGCATCACCGCTGAAGCCGAGATCGGCAAGATCTACGTCGGCAAGGTTGAGCGCATCGTCGACTTCGGCGCATTCGTCAACATCCTGCCTGGCAAGGACGGTCTGGTTCACATCTCGATGCTGAGCGACGCTCGCGTTGAGAAAGTGACCGACATCCTCAAGGAAGGCCAAGAAGTGGAAGTACTGGTACTGGACGTGGATAACCGCGGCCGTATCAAGCTGTCCATCAAAGACGTAGCAGCGGCCAAGGCTTCGGGCGTTTAA
- the rpsO gene encoding 30S ribosomal protein S15 translates to MALDVQEKAQIVADYQQAVGDTGSPEVQVALLTANINKLQGHFKINGKDHHSRRGLIRMVNQRRKLLDYLKGKDVSRYSSLIGRLGLRR, encoded by the coding sequence ATGGCTCTCGACGTTCAAGAAAAAGCTCAAATCGTTGCTGACTACCAGCAAGCTGTTGGTGACACTGGTTCGCCAGAAGTGCAAGTTGCACTGCTGACCGCCAACATCAACAAACTGCAAGGTCACTTCAAGATCAACGGTAAAGATCACCACTCCCGTCGTGGTCTGATCCGCATGGTTAACCAGCGTCGTAAGCTGCTGGACTACCTGAAAGGCAAAGACGTGAGCCGTTACAGCTCGCTGATCGGTCGCCTGGGTCTGCGTCGCTAA